In the genome of Trypanosoma brucei gambiense DAL972 chromosome 4, complete sequence, the window AGGTCGTGAAATGTCGAGCATTTGTCACAGCTCTGCAGTGCCTTCGTGAATTCTTTCTCCATTGTCACTACTATTCCCCTTGTATCCCTTCCCCGTCACCACAGCACCAAAGGTATCCCGAAGCGGCTGCTGGAAATACCACGGCGCCCTCCCTCTTTACTACGCAAAGGAAGTGTGGCAGATGCCTTTACAAAACACCTTCCCGCGTGTCGCTCGCCACTTGGCACAAACTTTTATTTGAAACAATGGACAAAGtgttgaaacaaaaacgacaGGTAGAAAAAGTAAGGAGCAAAGGCCAGCTGGCAAAAAGTGAGCAACTTACAGACACATAAGCAGCGCAACGCATGCACCCAGATATATATCTATGTATGGATACAACTATCACTATAACAAGCGACTCATGTCTTGTGCACATCGAGAAGCTCCGTGATAAGGCTAGGACAATCATCTGGTGCCACAGTCCCACGGGTCAGCTGCGCCACTACAACAGTTACATCATCCTGTTTCCCGCCCATGTAGTGGTAGCCTACGGCGCGCGCCTGCTTGGCAAACGGCGAGTCAAATCCCTTGTTTGCACCGTTCCGGCACGCACAAGCCACAAGGTTTTCCGCGACCCGTTGGCATCCATCACGGTTGACAGCGTCGAGATGCCGAAGAATGTCTGACATATCAACATTGTCGAGCAATCCATCACTTGCACACAAAAATACGTCGCCCTCACTTACCTCCAGCGTTGTTCGGTCCCCAACGCTTGGCGGATCCTCGGGGAGCTGGTACGGGCAGTTGAAGCTATGCTGTTGGGGTTCTGTTGCGAAGAAAAGCTTGGAACTACGCAAACAAATCGTCCCACAGTCTCCAAGGTTCAAGACAGAGGCAAAGCGACCGTCAAGAAGGGTCACAAGAGTTACGGGGCAACCCCCGGGCTGCTTCAGCTTCTGCGCCTCCGTGTACCCGTAGGTTAAGGCCTGCAACGCCCCAATGGTCCCGCGGTTGTCATCTTCTTGGAGCGCACGAAGCGTATGTTTCATGACATTCCGCGTGTATACTCCCGGATCAACACCATAACTTGCGTAGCCACCCACACCATCCGCAACTCCAATTCCACTTGTGTGAACCACAAAGGCATCCTCGCCGCCTGTTTTGGCTTTTTCAGGATGCGGTGCCGCAAACACACCACGACGACCAAACCACAGCAGGGGCCTAGCTGAACAGAGAAATCGGGTCGACGGTGTAAACATTGCGctcaatttatttttttgtttttttttgttttgtaaaTTACAAAGTTTGAGGGTGGAAAGGATCTCACAGTAGATGAAGTCATAGAGACCGACGATCCACGGTAGCACACGAAAGGActggaaagggggaggggacaacaaggggaaaaacagATCGGTGGACCCCACCCATGTACATGCGCACGTGCATATAGATAAACAACGATAAGTGCCCCCATATGTGAAGATAGAAACAGGTTACCGCCTAATCATCTCCTCCTTCGTCGTGCCATCTTCGAACGTTGTCACACGCACACCGTCGGCGCGATCGAGGATGGACGTGTTGTTTGCATATTGGAACAGCATACTACCGTCAGGGTAGGCTGTTGTAGTTAACTCCCTTTTCCTAAATACTCTCGTACCATCGGGCTTGAGAAGTGTCACATCTCCATTACGATATGAATATTGCCACGTGCCGTCAGGCAACTGCGTACATTTGGGATCAGGCTCCGCAGAAGCCTTGTTCTTGCATGGGTCCATACCCTCCGTCTGGGGCTGCTTGGCCTGCACCCCAGGCACGCGTTCGGGAGAGGAGGGTTCGCTGTTAGCAGATGGTGTTGTTGTAACCTCAACCGTATCATGTGTCAAAAAAGTAGCCCCACTGTCTCTTAGCCCGCTCATTGCCTTCGTTACCGCTTCACGCTCCAACTTCATGCGATGAACCCGGATCTTCTCCCCCCGATCACTGGAGGCGTAGTAGGTCTCTGCTTTTTTTAACTGCTGAAGAATGAACCCCCAGTTCATCCGAGACACGGCGTCACGTGCTACCTTCTCACGAATTTCGCTCAACTTCTTACCCACGCCCTCCGACATCGGTGCAGTCATGGCAAATGCTTCAGCCGCAGCTTTAGTATCATAAAGCGAGGCGCGCGCTGCACGACACCACGGTGGCGGCGGAGCCGCCGCTACAGATCCGCTGGATTCAGCACGAACTGCCTCCACTAGCACAGCTTCCGTTACGTTGACCACTGCCAGTGGCCAAAGACCGAGAAGTAATGGGGAGCGTTGAGCGGGCATATTCACGACGAGGAGCGGCCGTTCCCCCGCTTGCTGTGCATCGTAGACTAACCACGTCCATCCGGCTTCTCGGCGGTTCGACGCATGTATAACGAGCTCCTCCACAAGAGCGGCCATCGATCCGAACTGCCGCTCAACAATACATCGCCATTCCGGCGGTAGCGCGCCATCGGTCCCACACCCACACCGCTCTACAAAGTCATAGCAGAAATCCTCGCTGGCAAGAAAGTTGATTCGGTGTTTGAGGCACGGCACACAAGGGTGTTTCAAAAAGTTATCATCGCTCGCGATCTCAGACAGCGGGATTTTGCGTTCGAGAACGGGACAATTAGACATATGTGGTTCCCTCTGCTTGGACACGTGACCAGTGGCCACAATGAGGTGCGCGGCGCATACCGAAGCCCCGGTCGGCACGGGTGGAtcgagcagcggcagcagcgccGGCAGCAACCGATGCAACTCCCGTGCGTTGCGCAACGATGTTACAGTCCTCCGCAGCATGGCAACAGGTGATGGGTCACCTTGTACTATTCCTCCCCCTCAAAAAGGACAAGCACCTTGGTACAGCAACGGACGAAAGGAAGAATCATTTCAGGCGAAGAAAGGGGTAAAGGTAGTGGACAGAtgattaaaaacaaaagcgacGATGATAAACCAAGTAACAATACAGATCAATGGAGAAATAGGAAAGGTAGGCGTACGATCGAACCGCTGGGAGGGAAAAATCCATACAAAATACATGGGACCAGACCCAGGACACTCGGTAAGAACAGTCAGTACAAACAAAATGGTACACGCACATCTCGAAAAGTGTTTAACCTACTTCAAAGGACCGCCATTCAGGTTTTTCcttgttcttcttcaactTGCAGTGCAAGGCGTACGACTTACCATACATGGCAGCAGCTTTTCGAATTGACTTATCTGTTAAGTCCGCACAATTACTACTACGCGTGCGGGCTTTTGAAAGAAGCGCCTTCCCCACGCTATCGTCGCGTATGCTGTGCTTAACATACAACTCCAGCCATTGAATAGCATTGTCAGCGGTCATGCTGTTGGCGAGACGCAAGACACACCTTCCCACAActcgaaaaaaaacgttAGGGAGTTCAGGTGCTCGCCTAACCGCCTCAAGCGTGCGCATCAACATATTTTCGTCCATGGCTTGTAACGCAGAGGTCGCTGAACGACAAACAGCGGCAAGCGCATCCTTATCGTCCACGACATTAACAATCGCCCTAAGTGCATCTTCTGCCTCCAGGTCGTTGGCACCAAGCGGTTGGCGTTTGCTAAGCGCCGAAGCCATTGAAAGAAGTTGCTTCCTCGCATCAGCTACAATGGATATTATCAAAAATAGATCAAGCGTTGTCAGGTCCTCTGCTTGCGCCTGGGCCAGGACATCCGCACCAGGAAGCGCAAGAAAGCCCGCGCGTTGATTTTCACTGCAAGTGGCAGCAATGAGCACAATATCCGATACGCTCCATCCTTCGAGGGATGTCAGGTTCTGTAGCAATCCGGATTGCTGGAAGTATGTCACGAACTTCAGCTTCCGTGCAGCCACGGCTATGGCAGTGAGACTCGTGCGATCGGGACCGCAGCGGCCAAGGTGTTCGAGAAGCGCACGAAACATCAAAACGTCGCGAGATTTTAGGGCGACAAGCACTTCACAAAGTTCTCGAACGTCCGCAGACGTCAGACTGGTGAGGGCCCTTGAAACGTTGGTCAGCAGAACCGTCGGTAGCGATGCGTTCCCAACATTTAAGCCCGCCAGCAACCTCAACAGACGAATGTTAGCTTCTGTTGATAGGGACCCCTCACGCTGCAGCTGCTCCAGCGTCCTACGAAGGACCGCGTAAACTCGGGCGTCGTCGAGAAGACTTCTACCTTTTGCAATCTGAAGTGCTTGCAAAACCATTTCCAGTAACTCAGCTGTTAATACACTGGTCTGGTGTGGACCACTCTTGCGACGATCGAACTTACGAACCGTCGTGAAGCGATTAACTACctctttaaaaaaagcgCTTGTGGCACTTTCACCCGCGCGCGCTCCTGCATACATCATGTAAACCGCATCCTGCTGGTTGAAGGATTGTAGTGGGTTGGCAAGATAAGATGCCTTACAAAGAGTGACGGCACGCGGTGGAAACACCCGCAATGAACGCATGGCGCGGATGAGGTCCCTTGTGTCGGAGGGTGAAAGTGACGCTTCCGCATCCTGTATGTTTTCTTCGAACCGTCCAAGTAACTTACCGGCCTCCTGTGGTGCTACCATTGACAAACAACGCAGCCGCCACGGTACAGCTTTGTCCACAAaatttttccctttcgctCCAGCCACAGCCATGGTGCATAGCGTACGATGAAGTTCAGTACGAATACGGGGAGCCGTACCAGAAAGCGTGGAAAGGCTTTCGCAGCATTTCAAAATTTCGTCTTGTGACATTCCCGGAAGAAGCTGTAGCAGTAAGTCCTCAAACATTTCACTGAGAGTTGTCTCATTAAGCACCGCCATAGAATGAAGCAACCCAACTGCGTGTGCGGCCTCAACCTCGCCAGTCCTCCGACGACATAGAGCCTCCTGTAGCGCAACTAGCCACTCCGAGTTGGCAGTCTCCGCGGAGCGGCGCGTTGCGAGAACGTTCGCCACCTCCAACACCTGTGCGGCGCTCAGCATCTCTCGGGTGATGGAAAGGGTAACCGCACGAAGTTCGGCGAAGGTATCACCGCGCAAAAATATCCCGAGTTTGGCGCACAAGCAAACCGCACAAGGGCGGTTATCACCGCACCCTTCAATGCGTTGCGCTGTCAGTGCGGCTAGTCTGGTTGACACTGCTACAAACGAACCCGACACAAGCTGGCGACCGCAGCGACTTTGTGGCGTGGGAAGCAGAGAGTGCCAATATGAAGCACAAAGTGTGAGGTGTTCCTCCAGCGTCATGGTACTGAGCATAGCCACAACACTGCTTGTGAACCACCCACGCTCAAACACAACACGTGACCACAGTGGCCCAGAGCCCGGCTCCTCCTGAATCCGCTTGCCGATCGCTAAAATGTGCTGGCCACAAACCTGCGGCGCGCATTTTGAAAGAAATTCACCCACCTTCATTTCGAGGTGGCTCTCTGCGGGATACGATACGCGATGCATGAAATAGAGCAGGTCTGTTGCATCATCCACCTCCTCAATGGACTGCTCGAATTTCAGTTCGTGCAGATACGTCCGAGCCTGTTGGAGCTCTCGCGGTTCACTCACAGAACGTGCTATTAACGACTGAATATGCTCGGCATGTGGCCTCCACAACTTCGAAATCCATAAAGTCAGTGATCGACGCATCCCCCGCCGCCGATTCAAAGCAATACCTGTGGCACTACCGTCTCCGATttcacacaaaagaaaactgacCTCCGTGCACAGAAGCTGCCTAAACCTCCCTCGCTGGAGATGAGAGAGTCATATCGATGAAAAGATTTGATAAAGGGAAGTAAGGATGAATGAGTGTGAGAAGCCTTGAATTAACGAGGGGGAATAAACCGAAGCATTAAAACAACTTATAGGACAACGCGTATGTATGTGACGATGGCAAAATCAGACAGCGGCTCTTGACACTAACTGGACTCAGTCACCTTTTCCATGTTTTATGTCGACCACCACAGCGATTGGGGGCGCTTTCCCCACCAACAGTATCCCGTTCCACTTGCTGCGTCTGGAACGAAAGAGGCCAAAGGCGGTGCATGCCCCACAAAGTGCCGTCAGTGTATCGAGGACAAGCATCACaagggaaacaataaaatcGAGCATCATAACGTACGTTTGTAACCACATGTAATATACGGCACCACCTATCCccacaagcaaaagaaacacagtCAAACTTGTAGACCCCACCTCTTCAAGGAGATTTCCGCGCTTGCCGAGAGCAAGGGTGGAAATACCCAACACAAGAAGCAAGAAAACTGAAATAATCTCCATGAACAACGCCGTGGGTGGAAAGTATAGAGTCGCACCCTTAAAGATAAGTAACGATAAGGTCGTGACAAACCAGAAAACGCACCAGCTGCACGTGCAATAGAGCAGCACTTGAAATAAAAGCGAAAGGCATGTCGGCTGCGTCCTGTTCACTCTCATTCAGCTTCAAAAATAAGGAACACTCTACCACCATATGTTACGGCGAGGTGATGTTTTGGTGTGATGTAAGCATGTTGTCACCgatgacgaaaaaaaagaggggaagaggtTATTGTTTACCAAACAATTTAAAACCTTCAGTGTTAACAAGTGCATATAAAGGGAGAACCCATACTCAGGGGAAATGATCCACAAACACATTTACTCGTTCATTGCAACTTGCTCCCGTGTATCCTTCaatgggggaaagggggttTTAGTTAGTTAATAGGTGCGAGGCGCAAAGAAAACTGCTACTATTCCTCATCAATAGAgtcatcatcctcatcgtCACACCCTGGCCCTTTGGCGGAACGCCGGAGAATTGTCCGCCGTTCGCGCTCCCTCAAACGGCCTAGGCGTTCTCGCTCTTGTTGCCGGACATTAGCTTGCTTCGAGGCCTTTAGCTGACGGATGTCTAATCCTCTCAACGGTTTCAAATCCTCGTCACTATCTTCCCGGTCAACAAACAAGAAGTTGCTACACGAGCTGCGCTTCACCGGCATTGCACCTGTTCCCCCTCCTTGCCTCGGGACCGAAGCATCTCCATGAGGATCCCCTTCACTATCACAATCCTCCGTGTCTTCACCACTACTGTCCATTGTTGTCGCCTCGCAAGGCGTACCCGGAGGCTTTTGACACTTCGCACAGCACCGCAGAGTTGCTGCACAGGTCTGGCATATATGATGATATGCATGGGAAATTGAATTCTCGCCGCAGTGATTGCACTTTTTACGACGCTGTAGTTGAGCGTACTTACCGTAGTCAACCTTCCATTGCAGTATATCACAGCAGCGGCGACAGCACAAACTTGTCATGCGTGCCAAAACGCTGGCAGGTACCTTTTCATCGTCTAACTTGTAACGGTAAGGGTCAAACTTCACCTTATTCATGTGCACCTGATGTGAGCCGCGGGTCCCATTCTTCGTGACTCGCCTACTAGGCATTGTTTCTGGGATGTAGTGACAGTGACAACAAAACTGGGCAGAAAGATGGTGTACGGTCGTGCAAAGTAATTGGTTAAGTTCAAGCGGTCCTCGCCACAGGGAGAATAAAGGAACTGCAAACGGATTCTTAACAGGCATAAGCACAAGAAacgagaaggaagagggcaAGTACATGCAAGTCACCTTAGCAACGCTACCACTGTATAATGCACGTTGCTCCCATATGCTAAGTGAGACACTTGCCTCCCATGGACGTGGGGTTGTCTAAGTAAAGTGAAAGCTGAGAAAGAGTGCTGCAACTAGCAAGCTCCCCCCATTCCCATAGCACAACGTCAGAATCGCCACCGGCCGGCCGACGCAGCACAAATCCGGCAACTACGCCAAAACTGCAAGGATCTCCAGCACATTGCTCAATTACGGTCCATGGTCCTAGTGAAGTGATGGGAAAATGCGAGGGTGCTTCTGCCCCATTTGTCGTCAAATACTCATTGTGTGTATTACCAGCGCCTCGTGCCCAAGACACAACAGAGAAGAGGAGGTCCTGCTCATCGTATTCTTTTCCGGATTGCGGCCCGTCACTCTCCATAGCTCCAACAACGTCACTTTTTAGGAATAGTACGCAGCCACAAGAGGCTGTCATGCCATCCGTCTCATTCATAATAGGTTTCTGCGTCGACTCATCAGTCACCAAGTCAGCCACAGTGCACCCCTTTGTGTAAACCCAACGTCCTGTAAACATGCTTGCAAACCttcaaccacaaacacatataagCCTAAGTGTTTACGTGTAAGGcaaataataagaaaaacgTGCTAGCTGTCCTCCCATTAAACGCAAACAGAAGAGAAATACCAGAAGACTATTCGTGACCACAGTAAACATAAACAGATCGTGAaccctaattttttttctgagtCTCCGGTAGCACCGATCTCAACGGCTGGGGTCAAAAGcttccacaaaaaaatgcACCGAAGAACAAAATGCATAGTGCAAAAAATGAATTTTCTAAGGATGCCAATACATGGTAGAGATTAAAACCTATACACCAGCTCTATTCAGGTGCTATTCAGGAGGAGTACCCACTTAGCATAACCCACAAAATTTGTCAACCTGAGGTAAAAAACATATGACAACAACAGCTCGAAACAATAAATACATCTTCAAAGGTACATCTTCGACACCAACACGACACTTTTATAACCTAAGAACGAGTAGCACTGTAAACCTTTGGTGGCATCCCACgtgcaagagaaaaaaacaaaaaccttGAAGGCTGTTTAATGCTTTTCCTTATTATTTAAAAAGGAAACCTCGTGTATCTGATCTCCAGGGACGTGACAAGCGTTACCCGCATCAATTACAAATGCGGACATAAGCGCTTCAGGGCGATCAGTAATCAGTTTCATCCATTCGTTTCCGTCAAACACCTTAACGTGACGCGTGAtgaccttctccttcttggtGGTGGGATCAGTCCACAGCTCACAGTGCTCCCGCAAAAATAccaattccttttcttttgacgCACAGAGTGACTCCAATGCGCTGTTTGTACCATTCAGTCCCTTCAATTGAGTTAGTAAGTCAACTATCTCTGCTTCAAGTGTAGCTAAtgcagtttctttttcagaTGATAAAAGGGTCAGTTTTTCCTCTAAATGTTTAACCTTACACTGCAGTGCGCTATTGGCTGAGTCAGCCTCGAGTAGCCGCGCGCTAGTATCCTCGGCCAACAACTCCTTCTCCGACAGACGTTGGGTCACCTCCTCTGCGAGCCTCTTATTCTCGGCaaccttcagctcaagctcttctgcaagtttctcattctcggcaaccttcagctcaagctcttctgcaagtttctcattctcggcaaccttcagctcaagctcttctgcaagcttctcattctcggcagccttcagctcaagctcttctgcaagtttctcattctcggcagccttcagctcaagctcttctgcaagtttctcattctcggcagccttcagctcaagctcttctgcaagtttctcattctcggcagccttcagctcaagctcttctgcaagtttctcattctcggcagccttcagctcaagctcttctgcaagtttctcattctcggcagccttcagctcaagctcttctgcaagtttctcattctcggcagccttcagctcaagctcttctgcaagtttctcattctcggcagccttcagctcaagctcttctgcaagtttctcattctcggcagccttcagctcaagctcttctgcaagtttctcattctcggcagccttcagctcaagctcttctgcaagtttctcattctcggcagccttcagctcaagctcttctgcaagtttctcattctcggcagccttcagctcaagctcttctgcaagtttctcattctcggcagccttcagctcaagctcttctgcaagtttctcattctcggcagccttcagctcaagctcttctgcaagcttctcattctcggcagccttcagctcaagctcttctgcaagcttctcattctcggcagccttcagctcaagctcttctgcaagcttctcattctcggcagccttcagctcaagctcttctgcaagtttctcattctcggcaaccttcagctcaagctcttctgcaagcttctcattctcggcagccttcagctcaagctcttctgcaagtttctcattctcggcagccttcagctcaagctcttctgcaagtttctcattctcggcagccttcagctcaagctcttctgcaagcttctcattctcggcaaccttcagctcaagctcttctgcaagcttctcattctcggcagccttcagctcaagctcttctgcaagtttctcattctcggcagccttcagctcaagctcttctgcaagtttctcattctcggcagccttcagctcaagctcttctgcaagcttctcattctcggcaaccttcagctcaagctcttctgcaagtttctcattctcggcagccttcaggtcaagctcttctgcaagtttctcattctcggcagccttcagGTCAAGGGCTTCTGCAAGcttctcattctcggcagccttcagctcaagctcttctgcaagcttctcattctcggcagccttcagctcaagctcttctgcaagcttctcattctcggcagccttcagctcaagctcttctgcaagcttctcattctcggcagccttcagctcaagctcttctgcaagtttctcattctcggcaaccttcagctcaagctcttctgcaagcttctcattctcggcaaccttcagctcaagctcttctgcaagtttctcattctcggcagccttcagGTCAAGGGCTTCTGCAAGcttctcattctcggcagccttcagctcaagctcttctgcaagcttctcattttcggcagccttcagctcaagctcttctgcaagcttctcattttcggcagccttcagctcaagtTCTTCCATGAGTCTTTGTACCTGAACATTAAGATTCCGGATGTCACTGCgacttttgttattttcaagAACTAGTTGTTCGTT includes:
- a CDS encoding protein phosphatase 2C, putative, encoding MFTPSTRFLCSARPLLWFGRRGVFAAPHPEKAKTGGEDAFVVHTSGIGVADGVGGYASYGVDPGVYTRNVMKHTLRALQEDDNRGTIGALQALTYGYTEAQKLKQPGGCPVTLVTLLDGRFASVLNLGDCGTICLRSSKLFFATEPQQHSFNCPYQLPEDPPSVGDRTTLEVSEGDVFLCASDGLLDNVDMSDILRHLDAVNRDGCQRVAENLVACACRNGANKGFDSPFAKQARAVGYHYMGGKQDDVTVVVAQLTRGTVAPDDCPSLITELLDVHKT